One Mugil cephalus isolate CIBA_MC_2020 chromosome 8, CIBA_Mcephalus_1.1, whole genome shotgun sequence genomic window carries:
- the ercc6l2 gene encoding DNA excision repair protein ERCC-6-like 2 isoform X3: MPSKQSSPSKVFLIVAPLSVLYNWKDELDMWGHFQCVVVHGLRKEEELARIKKGRIEIALTTYETLRLCLDQFNNIDWSAVVVDEAHKIKNPNSQITQAMKELRCKIRIGLTGTILQNNLEELWCVMDWAIPGCLGRLGHFKNQFSDPIEQGQRHNATKRALATGRKTVRALVRKISHWFLRRTKALIGEQLPKKDDRVVYCSLTDFQQTVYQTVLDTDDVTLLLRSSEKCDCQSGRTRRRCCYKTNSEGVPVKHLYFSYLAILRKVANHTALLQSTAGISKKQEKYVGAICAKVFQKFPDFVQRCKTEAFEALSDPMYSGKMKVLQKLFRHYLQKRHKVLVFSLSTKLLDVLESYCMAEGLDFSRLDGSTKSKERLQIVKDFNSSSHVNLCLVSTMAGGLGLNFVGANVVVLFDPTWNPANDLQAIDRAYRIGQCRDVTVLRLISLGTVEEIIYLRQVYKQQLQSSVIGKESARRYFEAVQGRGVHRGELFGIKNLFRLQTQGTCLTRKILEREGRVEAGVMTTSMHRGEEKEEGEEEEVTTGVSKREDASATDGPVPSNDPTKEDRGVTKVPTGVLDFSSGSEEEEEEEEQRLRRNTGADEGSRTGGSSAAPGRMSLLQHGFSRLLERVIEKPDLSEEDSAEGSPLEEYAEDQKGENTSNGAGGLPKLGTTNWDTFRDSDRENEKGARQDKVSLLKENDDAIRRRQSLKRCIDEKMTVNEKSDENSSPNKKKANKLRMHHLEGYSDESEDFDLEAKEDASHSRDRRGDRGGGCLGRNRKRQHASVRNMLRSKYTEYIETFTSSEDECTTARTERSRVGRRAATDTKERHVSRGVSFTSLKGQTSKENNVTIDGVLEGVREVAYTHSNQRVVGGSKAEDLISRAAVRDVFQRKIYSQLPANQVLNTEESLSLSLPDSQPCSATPALRTLSVDHPVTFNSKSVHRTRHTTIIIGETPKAICRQQLEEMAEKFQFPSAREFAKEILRTNSTLRLAWLQQYYTSLNDPNLAAAVTNNFPQTVSAQTSSSVSAASSSLSTKTAAPKCHTNTRTSQKEFPHAAKIPQNTPKNWQCRKRHETPQNIVSLTEKNARIPGNDVREPFKKKKVSQKNAVEPKSDVLNPESGDQEETDCSARGHKRTKRDSVSNSGAFRAGGGLGVHQASSSGLGSGEAAAFLNRTDRDTPSSSDLSHGKSTMVSKPTAQGLERELKSSSPMSEAMQEQSENLQAPSSSSTCSLLTDLIGDTSILDDLLKPKSRSVQRRSALKTTPAGAGSPSLLTGIAFDPDSSSPRQTTQQVKTTELAMKGGRKDFWDILNEGNEESINRLTDPEEIQRVCINTNIAARSRSGQKDTASLWKTNEKFLWRK; the protein is encoded by the exons ATGCCCTCGAAGCAAAGTAGTCCCAGCAAA GTGTTTCTCATTGTGGCCCCATTATCAGTGCTTTATAATTGGAAAGATGAACTGGACATGTGGGGTCACTTCCAGTGTGTGGTGGTCCATGGgctgaggaaagaagaggagctGGCTCGCATCAAGAAGGGACGGATTGAGATAGCTCTAACTACCTATGAGACTCTTCGCCTCTGCCTGGATCAGTTTAACAA CATAGACTGGTCTGCTGTAGTTGTGGATGAAgcccacaaaataaaaaatccaaactCTCAAATCACTCAGGCCATGAAGGAGCTGAGATGTAAG ATCAGGATTGGTCTCACTGGCACCATCTTACAGAACAACCTCGAGGAGCTGTGGTGTGTTATGGATTG GGCCATACCTGGTTGTCTCGGCCGTTTGGGGCATTTCAAGAACCAGTTTTCAGATCCCATTGAACAAGGGCAGCGGCACAATGCAACGAAACGTGCCCTAGCTACAGGGAGGAAGACTGTCAGAGCCCTTGTGAGGAAGATTTCTCACTGGTTCCTTAGACGGACTAAAGCTCTCATCGGAGAACAACTGCCCAAGAAGGACGACAGA GTGGTGTATTGCTCTCTGACAGACTTTCAGCAGACTGTGTATCAGACAGTGCTGGACACTGATGATGTGACGTTACTGTTGAGGTCTTCGGAGAAATGTGATTGTCAGAGTGGACGCACCCGCAGAAGATGCTGCTATAAA ACAAACTCAGAGGGTGTTCCAGTGAAGCACCTGTACTTTAGCTACCTGGCCATATTGAGGAAGGTCGCTAACCATACAGCACTGCTTCAGTCCACTGCAGGCATCAGCAAAAAGCAG GAAAAGTATGTCGGTGCCATTTGTGCAAAGGTATTCCAGAAGTTTCCGGACTTTGTGCAGAGATGCAAAACTGAAGCGTTTGAAGCCCTGTCGGACCCGATGTACAGTGGAAAGATGAAG GTTTTGCAGAAGCTCTTCAGGCATTACCTGCAAAAGAGACATAAAGtacttgttttttctctctcgaCAAAA CTGTTAGATGTGCTGGAGAGCTACTGCATGGCAGAGGGGCTGGACTTCAGCAGGTTGGATGGGTCCACCAAATCCAAAGAGAGGCTGCAGATTGTCAAAGACTTCAACAGCTCCTCTCACGTCAACCTGTGCCTGGTTTCCACAAT GGCAGGTGGTCTTGGTCTGAATTTCGTCGGTGCTAATGTGGTGGTGCTGTTCGATCCCACCTGGAACCCAGCCAATGACCTTCAGGCTATTGACAG GGCATATCGTATCGGCCAGTGCAGGGACGTGACTGTTCTCAGGCTCATCTCCTTGGGGACTGTAGAGGAGATTATATACCTCAGACAAGTTTACAAGCAG CAACTGCAGTCGTCAGTCATCGGTAAGGAGAGTGCCCGGAGGTATTTTGAGGCAGTGCAAGGGCGTGGTGTCCATAGGGGTGAACTGTTTGGGATCAAAAACCTCTTCAGGCTGCAGACCCAAGGGACGTGTCTCACCCGCAAGATTCTAGAG CGTGAAGGGCGGGTGGAGGCCGGCGTAATGACAACGAGCATGCACAGAGgcgaagagaaggaggagggggaggaggaggaggtgacgaCTGGAGTTAGC aAACGTGAAGATGCTTCAGCTACAGATGGTCCCGTACCAAGTAATGATCCGACAAAAGAGGACAGAGGTGTAACGAAGGTCCCCACAGGGGTACTGGACTTCAGCAGTGGgagcgaagaggaggaggaggaggaggagcagcggcTTAGGAGGAACACCGGTGCAGATGAAGGCAGTAGGACTGGGGGTTCTTCCGCTGCTCCTGGTCGAATGAGTCTCCTCCAGCACGGTTTCTCCAGACTCCTCGAAAGAGTCATAGAGAAACCAGATCTGAGCGAAGAGGACAGTGCTGAAGGAAGCCCCTTGGAGGAATATGCAGAGGATCAGAAGGGGGAGAACACCTCCAATGGCGCTGGTGGTCTCCCTAAATTGGGAACAACAAACTGGGACACATTTAGGGATtcagacagagaaaatgaaaaaggtgCAAGGCAAGACAAGGTGTCTCTGTTgaaagaaaatgatgatgcTATAAGAAGGAGGCAGAGCCTGAAACGATGCATAGATGAAAAAATGACAGTGAATGAGAAGAGCGATGAAAACTCTtcaccaaataaaaagaaagccAACAAGCTCAGAATGCACCACTTGGAGGGTTACTCTGACGAGTCTGAGGATTTTGACCTAGAGGCAAAGGAGGATGCTTCACATTCACGCGACAGAAGAGGAGATAGAGGGGGAGGATGTCTAGGCCGCAACAGAAAGAGGCAACATGCGAGTGTGAGGAACATGCTAAGATCCAAATACACAGAATACATTGAGACATTCACTTCTTCAGAGGATGAGTGCACAACTGCACGGACAGAAAGGTCCAGAGTTGGGCGAAGAGCAGCAACGGACACAAAAGAAAGGCATGTTTCAAGAGGTGTTTCATTTACCAGTCTGAAAGGTCAGACATCCAAAGAAAATAACGTAACTATCGACGGTGTGCTTG agggCGTACGGGAGGTGGCGTATACCCATTCGAACCAGCGCGTTGTTGGTGGGAGCAAAGCGGAGGATCTCATCAGCAGAGCTGCTGTTCGGGATGTTTTTCAACGCAAAATTTACTCTCAGCTCCCGGCCAATCAGGTTCTAAACACCGAGGAG AGCCTGTCGTTGAGCCTACCCGACAGTCAGCCCTGCTCTGCCACCCCCGCGCTGCGGACGCTCAGCGTGGATCATCCAGTCACCTTTAATAGCAAGAGTGTGCACCGCACCAGACACACCACCATCATCATTGGAGAGACTCCCAAGGCCATATGCAG GCAGCAGCTTGAGGAAATGGCAGAAAAATTCCAATTTCCCTCAGCCCGTGAGTTTGCGAAGGAGATTCTGCGCACAAACTCAACCCTGAGACTAGCCTGGCTACAGCAGTACTACACTTCACTGAATGACCCCAACCTTGCCGCTGCAGTCACAAACAACTTCCCGCAAACTGTTTCAGCacaaacctcctcctccgtttCAGCTGCTTCCTCTTCACTCTCCACAAAAACAGCTGCCCCAAAATGCCACACAAACACCAGGACCTCACAAAAGGAATTTCCACATGCTGCAAAAATTCCCCAAAACACCCCGAAGAATTGGCAATGCAGAAAAAGACACGAGACTCCACAAAACATTGTTTCTTTGACAGAGAAAAATGCTAGAATCCCAGGAAATGATGTTCGAGAAcccttcaaaaagaaaaaggtttcaCAGAAGAATGCTGTAGAACCTAAAAGCGATGTTCTAAACCCTGAGTCAGGGGACCAGGAGGAGACGGACTGCAGTGCCAGAGGACACAAGCGGACAAAGAGGGATAGTGTTTCTAATTCTGGAGCCTTCAGAGCTGGTGGTGGTCTTGGCGTGCATCAGGCCAGCAGCAGTGGTCTGGGGTCTGGGGAGGCTGCTGCTTTCCTGAACCGCACAGACAGAGATACCCCTTCTTCTTCAGACCTCAGCCATGGCAAGTCCACCATGGTATCCAAACCCACAGCGCAAGGACTGGAGCGGGAACTCAAATCATCTTCGCCGATGAGTGAAGCTATGCAAGAGCAGAGCGAAAACCTTCAGGCTCCTTCCTCTTCCAGCACTTGCTCGTTGCTTACGGATCTGATTGGAGATACCTCAATACTTGATGACTTGCTGAAACCCAAATCAAGGAGTGTACAACGGAGGAGCGCACTAAAAACAACCCCCGCAGGTGCCGGCTCACCTTCGCTTCTCACCGGAATCGCTTTTGATCCCGATTCAAGCTCACCCAGACAAACCACACAGCAGGTTAAAACAACAGAGCTGGCAATGAAAGGCGGTCGCAAAGACTTCTGGGACATCCTGAATGAAGGCAATGAGGAGAGTATCAACAGATTAACAGACCCAGAAGAAATACAGAGAGTTTGCATCAACACTAACATTGCAGCTAGAAGTAGGTCTGGACAGAAAGACACCGCAAGTCTATGGAAAACTAATGAGAAGTTCCTGTGGAGGAAATAA